From the Campylobacter concisus genome, the window TAAATTTAATACTTCTATTTGCGTTTACTTTCATAAGTGGTCTTACGCTAACTCCGCTACTTTCAGCGATCTTGGCTATGCCAAGTGGAGCTGGTATCGTAGCTCAAGCATTTGGACTAACAACAGTTGCTTTTGGTGCGTTAAGTGTCTTTGCAATGAATACAAAACGCGACTTTACAACAATGGGTAAAATGTTGTTCATAACGTTAATTGTTATCGTTGCAGCAGCTATTATCAATATCTTTGTTAAAAGCACAATGTTTCAACTTGTAATCGCAAGTATTTCATCGATCCTATTTAGCGCATATATACTTTTTGATACGCAAAATATTATCCGTGGAAACTACGAAACTCCAGTTGAAGGCGCAGTTGCTTTGTATCTTGATTTTGTAAATCTATTTACATCATTACTACAAATTTTAGGAATTTTTAATAGAAATGACTAAAGATGAGCGCATCTACCGAGTAATAGATGCGAATCTAAATAGACTAAAAGAAGGGCTTCGCGTTGTTGAAGATATAAAAAGATATGTCTTTGATAACGCCAAGCTCGCCTATAAGATAAAATCCCTCCGCCACAAAGCAAAGATACCACAAACAGAATTTTTAAAATTTAGAAATTCTCAAAACGACGTTTTAAAA encodes:
- a CDS encoding Bax inhibitor-1/YccA family protein; the encoded protein is MSLYDRNYAKQNQEELAYSQSSLSTFIKQTYQLFAASLLSATAGTYVGISIAGVFAANRFLFWGLVIVEFVLLFGLMAAKRKEGLNLILLFAFTFISGLTLTPLLSAILAMPSGAGIVAQAFGLTTVAFGALSVFAMNTKRDFTTMGKMLFITLIVIVAAAIINIFVKSTMFQLVIASISSILFSAYILFDTQNIIRGNYETPVEGAVALYLDFVNLFTSLLQILGIFNRND
- a CDS encoding thiamine-phosphate pyrophosphorylase, producing MTKDERIYRVIDANLNRLKEGLRVVEDIKRYVFDNAKLAYKIKSLRHKAKIPQTEFLKFRNSQNDVLKTSTKSEQARKNLDEIITANFKRAQESARVLEECFKLINLEQAELFKGIRYELYELEKEL